A genomic region of Eucalyptus grandis isolate ANBG69807.140 chromosome 5, ASM1654582v1, whole genome shotgun sequence contains the following coding sequences:
- the LOC104447271 gene encoding UPF0481 protein At3g47200, which produces MDNNGGVGQGTAEEHGIELMRRDSLASMSEYMEVAPKWNNESADESRCSIFRVPLALAGGNAQASRPRIVSIGPYHHGEPPLQMLQEHKRTYLQTMLDQTQPHGVGFEDLINKVASKVEIIRQCYSEITKCFSGPDLVKMMVVDGCFIIQFLRQIAGVIRMDPPLNNSYVLNSVARDLLRLENQVPYFVLEDLFETTNVPKGTRSLANLAFKFFISFDAGPGFVLERQINIKGVHLLDSFRLSLIAQGQQDNPVEKSSYCRLIRSASELRRVGIGFKQGQASSFLGIKFDSERRTVRIPQIAIDDDLNCILPNMVAFEQCRGQKDGHITAYAVFMGCLIHTADDVQLLRDRKVISNHGMSNQDVAHFFGDICKDATIDILKTYLASHFSFLNESFKYEQAHLCWAQLLNAFHDNPWSALSGLAVIVTLVGIIQTMYTVLQYYHPK; this is translated from the coding sequence ATGGACAACAATGGAGGAGTTGGTCAAGGAACCGCTGAGGAACATGGGATCGAGCTCATGAGGCGGGATTCATTGGCTTCGATGTCAGAATATATGGAGGTAGCGCCGAAATGGAATAATGAATCAGCAGACGAAAGCAGATGTAGCATCTTCAGAGTTCCTCTGGCACTTGCCGGAGGAAATGCCCAGGCGTCTCGGCCTCGCATCGTCTCTATTGGCCCATACCACCATGGGGAACCCCCGTTGCAGATGCTTCAGGAGCACAAGCGGACATACCTCCAGACCATGCTGGACCAAACTCAACCGCACGGTGTCGGCTTCGAGGACCTCATCAATAAAGTGGCATCGAAAGTGGAAATAATCCGGCAATGCTATTCGGAGATCACCAAGTGTTTCAGCGGACCTGATCTTGTGAAAATGATGGTTGTTGATGGATGCTTCATCATTCAGTTCCTCCGTCAAATCGCAGGGGTCATACGGATGGATCCCCCATTAAATAATTCATACGTGTTAAATTCTGTTGCACGGGACCTTCTTCGGCTTGAGAACCAGGTCCCATACTTTGTTCTCGAGGATTTGTTTGAAACAACGAATGTTCCAAAAGGAACGCGGTCCTTGGCCAATCTTGccttcaaattcttcatctcTTTCGATGCAGGACCCGGCTTTGTCTTGGAAAGACAGATCAATATAAAAGGAGTGCATTTACTCGATTCCTTTCGTCTGAGTTTAATAGCTCAGGGTCAACAAGACAATCCAGTAGAGAAGAGTTCATACTGTCGTTTGATTAGATCTGCCTCAGAGCTCCGTCGAGTGGGAATTGGATTCAAGCAGGGGCAAGCCAGCAGCTTCCTGGGGATCAAATTTGACAGTGAACGCAGAACCGTCAGAATTCCACAAATAGCAATAGATGATGATCTCAATTGCATCCTCCCCAATATGGTTGCTTTTGAACAGTGCCGTGGCCAAAAGGACGGGCACATAACCGCCTATGCAGTATTCATGGGATGCCTCATTCACACTGCTGATGACGTACAGCTTTTGCGTGACCGTAAAGTCATATCAAATCACGGTATGAGCAACCAGGATGTTGCACACTTCTTCGGTGACATATGCAAGGATGCTACTATAGACATCCTCAAGACCTATCTAGCGTCgcacttttcatttttaaatgagtCTTTTAAGTATGAGCAGGCTCATCTTTGCTGGGCACAACTCCTAAATGCTTTTCATGACAACCCATGGTCAGCTCTTTCGGGCTTAGCTGTTATAGTGACGCTTGTAGGCATCATTCAAACAATGTATACTGTGTTGCAGTACTATCATCCCAAGTAG